The proteins below come from a single Halostagnicola larsenii XH-48 genomic window:
- a CDS encoding 50S ribosomal protein L11 produces the protein MAGTIEVLVPGGQANPGPPLGPELGPTPVDVQAVVNDINEQTEAFDGTEVPVTVEYDEDGSYSIDVGVPPTAALVKDEAGFETGSGEPQVDFVADISVEQVKTIAEQKHPDLLAYDTKNAAKEVVGTCASMGVTIEGDDAREFKAKVDDGEYDDVLVE, from the coding sequence ATGGCTGGAACCATCGAAGTGCTCGTTCCGGGTGGCCAGGCCAACCCTGGCCCACCGCTCGGTCCCGAGCTCGGACCGACGCCCGTCGACGTGCAGGCGGTCGTCAACGACATCAACGAACAGACCGAAGCATTCGACGGCACCGAAGTACCCGTCACCGTCGAATACGACGAGGACGGCTCCTACTCGATCGACGTCGGCGTTCCGCCGACGGCGGCGCTCGTCAAAGACGAGGCCGGCTTCGAGACGGGAAGCGGCGAACCGCAGGTCGATTTCGTCGCCGACATCTCGGTCGAACAGGTCAAAACGATCGCCGAGCAGAAACATCCGGATCTGCTCGCCTACGATACGAAAAACGCCGCCAAGGAGGTCGTCGGCACCTGCGCCTCGATGGGCGTCACCATCGAAGGCGACGATGCCCGCGAGTTCAAGGCGAAGGTCGACGACGGCGAGTACGACGACGTTCTCGTCGAGTAA
- a CDS encoding HEWD family protein, which translates to MSVELRTPTARVCERCGRGEQWDETLEAWQLATENGEKQIGNPHCLHEWDINGAFNPFRGS; encoded by the coding sequence ATGAGCGTCGAACTTCGAACGCCGACCGCCCGCGTCTGTGAACGATGTGGTCGCGGCGAACAGTGGGACGAAACCCTCGAGGCCTGGCAGCTTGCAACCGAAAACGGCGAAAAGCAGATCGGAAATCCACACTGTCTCCACGAGTGGGACATAAACGGTGCGTTCAATCCGTTCCGCGGAAGCTAA
- the cutA gene encoding divalent-cation tolerance protein CutA — protein MPTVYLTSPPDAAAEIAETVLEERLAACVNRLPSESIYRWEGKIQRKEEAILLAKTTDDAYDDLVSRVQELHPHEVPCIERFDEDHVLESFATWRAENVD, from the coding sequence GTGCCGACAGTCTACCTAACATCGCCGCCGGATGCGGCCGCGGAGATCGCCGAAACCGTACTCGAGGAGCGACTCGCCGCCTGCGTCAACAGGCTTCCCTCCGAGTCGATCTATCGCTGGGAAGGCAAGATCCAGCGCAAGGAGGAAGCAATTCTGCTCGCGAAGACGACCGACGACGCGTACGACGATCTCGTCTCGCGCGTTCAGGAACTGCACCCACACGAGGTGCCCTGCATCGAACGATTCGACGAGGACCACGTGCTCGAGTCGTTCGCGACCTGGCGGGCCGAGAACGTCGACTGA